One genomic region from Oscillospiraceae bacterium encodes:
- a CDS encoding DUF2961 domain-containing protein, whose amino-acid sequence EGEIKFFMDGDTEYPTICGTGTEDYFCGAYDWDLNGVYQTYSGLYAGMFQVIKPDGLYNSQQRFSLYRWHVVDPIRFEKDLRVTLQDLGWRSDGRYLERRDDFMSVAYYYLDHPDQNLPKYPTPNEIEVV is encoded by the coding sequence GAGGGTGAGATCAAGTTCTTTATGGACGGCGACACCGAGTATCCAACCATTTGCGGCACCGGCACCGAGGACTATTTTTGCGGCGCGTATGACTGGGATTTAAACGGTGTCTATCAGACCTATTCGGGGCTGTATGCAGGGATGTTTCAGGTCATCAAACCCGATGGTTTGTATAACAGCCAGCAGCGGTTTTCGCTCTACCGCTGGCATGTTGTCGACCCGATTCGCTTCGAAAAGGACCTGCGCGTGACTCTGCAAGACCTCGGTTGGCGCAGCGACGGACGGTACCTCGAGCGCCGTGATGACTTTATGTCGGTCGCCTATTATTACCTCGACCACCCGGATCAAAACCTTCCGAAATATCCGACTCCAAACGAAATCGAGGTTGTTTGA
- a CDS encoding polysaccharide deacetylase family protein → MFEDKKKAVTFSYDDGVTQDVRLIELFNKYGLKATFNLNSGLLGREGRVKNSMGEATHNKVQKCDVASIYQGYEVAVHTVTHPDLKVLDKAGIIQQVEDDRHALEEMVGYEIVGMAYPCGGINNNDYVASVIAENTPIKYVRTITCNGSFERQSNLYRFQPTVYHMDFDKMFQLAREFVDGEWPDDRIFYVWGHSYEFDYLDTWGKFEELCKYISGRKDIFYGTNREILLNA, encoded by the coding sequence ATGTTTGAAGACAAGAAAAAAGCGGTTACCTTTAGTTACGACGACGGCGTGACACAGGATGTCCGCTTGATTGAACTGTTTAATAAATACGGGCTGAAAGCGACTTTTAACCTCAATTCCGGTTTACTCGGACGCGAGGGCAGGGTGAAAAACAGCATGGGCGAGGCTACCCACAATAAAGTGCAGAAATGCGATGTCGCTTCGATTTATCAAGGCTATGAAGTCGCCGTGCATACCGTTACCCATCCGGATCTGAAAGTTCTTGACAAAGCCGGAATCATTCAACAGGTCGAGGACGACCGCCATGCGCTCGAGGAAATGGTCGGGTATGAGATTGTCGGAATGGCTTATCCCTGCGGCGGTATAAACAACAACGACTACGTCGCTTCGGTGATTGCCGAAAATACGCCGATCAAATATGTCCGAACGATCACCTGCAACGGGTCATTTGAACGGCAGAGTAACCTTTACCGTTTTCAGCCGACGGTCTATCATATGGATTTTGATAAAATGTTTCAACTTGCCCGTGAATTCGTTGATGGTGAATGGCCGGACGACCGGATTTTTTATGTCTGGGGTCACAGCTATGAGTTTGACTATCTCGACACCTGGGGCAAATTCGAAGAGCTTTGTAAGTATATCTCCGGCAGGAAAGATATTTTCTACGGAACCAACCGCGAAATCTTGCTGAATGCTTGA
- a CDS encoding glycosyltransferase, translating into MPKTVPVSIVIPTLNRPQALLHTLETIAAADSVPDQLIIIDQSDDEIFALNAEALRKTRAAVSFLHEKLSPPSTTAARNYGMKEAKNNILLFCDDDLDFRYRTLSKLYEDMQNADVALIAAMDEGITKRQSSLGYLTGLRSFQNRKIGHVTPSVLGRYPDRVKGKAETRWAMGFFFAVKKSLVEKNGISWDEKLTGYAYAEDLDFTLGYCKAAKAEDKRCYIDGDIKVLHRASKEFRIRSESQIRRYVINRMYIAAKHQINGAQKAMEWCDFWVGLRYLLKRGPEYRYLKKALAYAESHRAEIECGILNYIS; encoded by the coding sequence ATGCCAAAGACAGTGCCGGTCAGCATCGTGATCCCGACTTTGAACCGTCCGCAGGCCCTTTTGCACACTCTTGAAACGATTGCGGCCGCCGATTCCGTTCCCGACCAGTTGATTATCATCGACCAGTCGGATGACGAAATTTTCGCGCTGAACGCCGAAGCGCTGAGAAAGACGCGCGCGGCGGTTTCTTTTTTACACGAAAAACTCAGCCCGCCGTCTACTACCGCAGCTCGAAATTACGGGATGAAGGAAGCGAAAAACAATATCCTGCTCTTTTGTGATGACGACTTGGATTTTCGTTATCGCACCCTTTCCAAACTGTATGAGGACATGCAAAACGCAGACGTCGCTCTGATTGCGGCGATGGATGAGGGGATTACAAAACGCCAAAGCTCACTTGGATATCTAACCGGCTTGAGGTCGTTTCAAAACCGAAAAATCGGGCATGTGACGCCTTCGGTGCTCGGGCGGTATCCCGACCGCGTAAAAGGAAAAGCCGAAACCCGTTGGGCGATGGGCTTTTTCTTCGCTGTGAAAAAATCCCTTGTCGAAAAAAACGGGATCTCTTGGGATGAAAAGCTGACGGGTTATGCCTACGCCGAGGATTTGGATTTCACGCTCGGTTATTGTAAAGCTGCAAAAGCGGAGGACAAGCGTTGTTATATCGACGGCGATATAAAGGTCTTGCACCGCGCTTCGAAGGAATTTCGCATTCGATCGGAATCGCAAATCCGCCGGTATGTCATCAACCGAATGTATATCGCGGCAAAACATCAAATAAACGGTGCGCAAAAAGCGATGGAATGGTGCGATTTCTGGGTGGGACTGCGATATTTGCTAAAACGCGGACCCGAATACCGATATTTGAAAAAAGCGCTTGCATATGCCGAATCGCACCGGGCAGAGATCGAATGCGGAATATTGAACTACATATCATAA
- the guaA gene encoding glutamine-hydrolyzing GMP synthase, which yields MKDQIVIVLDFGGQYNQLIARRVRECGVYSEVKSYKTSMDELKAINPVGIIFTGGPNSVYLETSPQVNSEIFKLGIPILGICYGAQIIAKEFSGRVSAAKVSEYGKTEIEFDTDSVLFKGLPKTGVTWMSHNDYISNIPEGFKRTAYSKTCPFAAMENKEAKIYAVQFHPEVNHTENGLQMLHNFLYGVCGCKGGWSMKDYCDKSIAGLREKIGGGKVLLALSGGVDSSVCAALLSRAVGKQLTCVYVDHGFMRKNETEEIQEAFKDFDINMITVDASERFLNRLSGVSDPETKRKTIGEEFIRVFEAEAKKIGTVDFLAQGTIYPDVIESGLGDAAVIKSHHNVGGLPDFVDFKEIVEPLRLLFKDEVRQLGRELGLPAALVNRQPFPGPGLAIRIIGEITREKLAILKDADKIFRDEIALAGLDGEINQYFAVLTGIRSVGVMGDGRTYDYTLVLRAVTTSDFMTADFAKIPYDVLQSAASKIVNQVKHINRICYDITTKPPATIEWE from the coding sequence ATGAAAGACCAAATCGTGATTGTCCTGGACTTCGGGGGTCAATATAACCAATTGATTGCGCGCAGGGTGCGGGAATGCGGCGTTTACAGCGAGGTAAAATCGTATAAGACGAGCATGGACGAGCTGAAAGCGATCAACCCCGTCGGAATCATCTTCACCGGAGGCCCGAACAGCGTTTACCTCGAAACCTCTCCGCAGGTGAATTCGGAGATTTTTAAGCTGGGCATTCCGATTTTGGGCATCTGCTACGGCGCGCAGATCATCGCCAAGGAGTTTTCGGGTCGGGTCTCCGCCGCAAAAGTCAGCGAATACGGCAAGACCGAGATCGAATTCGACACCGATTCGGTTTTATTCAAGGGACTGCCCAAGACGGGCGTCACCTGGATGAGCCATAACGATTATATTTCAAATATACCGGAGGGCTTCAAGCGCACCGCGTACAGCAAAACCTGCCCGTTCGCCGCAATGGAGAACAAGGAAGCAAAAATCTACGCGGTGCAGTTCCATCCCGAAGTCAACCACACCGAAAACGGGTTACAGATGCTGCACAATTTCCTCTATGGTGTCTGCGGCTGCAAAGGCGGCTGGTCGATGAAGGACTACTGCGACAAGTCCATTGCGGGACTGCGCGAGAAAATCGGCGGCGGCAAGGTGCTGCTGGCTCTTTCGGGCGGCGTGGATTCCTCGGTGTGCGCGGCACTGCTATCTCGTGCGGTCGGCAAGCAGCTGACCTGCGTCTATGTCGACCACGGCTTTATGCGCAAAAACGAGACCGAAGAGATTCAGGAGGCCTTCAAAGATTTTGATATCAATATGATCACGGTCGACGCGTCGGAGCGGTTTTTGAATCGGCTCAGCGGTGTTTCCGACCCCGAGACCAAGCGTAAAACCATCGGCGAGGAGTTTATCCGCGTGTTTGAGGCGGAGGCCAAAAAGATCGGCACCGTAGACTTTTTAGCGCAGGGCACGATCTATCCCGACGTCATCGAATCGGGCCTCGGCGACGCCGCGGTTATCAAGAGCCACCATAATGTCGGCGGTCTGCCGGATTTTGTAGATTTTAAGGAAATCGTCGAGCCGCTGCGGCTGTTGTTTAAAGATGAGGTGCGCCAACTCGGCAGAGAACTCGGCCTGCCCGCCGCGCTGGTGAACCGGCAGCCGTTCCCCGGCCCGGGGCTTGCCATCCGCATCATCGGCGAGATCACGCGTGAAAAGCTCGCAATTTTAAAGGACGCCGATAAGATTTTCCGCGACGAAATCGCGCTTGCGGGTCTCGACGGTGAGATCAACCAGTATTTTGCAGTGCTGACGGGCATCCGCTCGGTGGGGGTCATGGGCGACGGCAGGACGTATGATTATACGCTGGTGCTGCGCGCGGTCACGACCAGCGACTTCATGACCGCCGATTTTGCCAAAATCCCTTACGACGTGCTGCAGTCGGCGGCCTCGAAGATTGTCAATCAAGTCAAGCACATCAACCG